The following is a genomic window from Deinococcota bacterium.
GCCTCGCCCTCCACGAGCCGGTCGGTAGCTTGCTGCCAGGAGAGGCCGGCGGCGTCGTCGTTGGTGCAGGCCATCACCCGGCCGAAGACCTCCCAGACCTCGCTGGCGCGGGGGTCGTCGAAGGCGAGCTCGCCGCTCCACAGGGCGTTGTAGTCGTCCGGACCGAGCACGCCCAGGGCGACAGACTCCCAGAGGTGCTGCTGCGTCCAGGCCTGGGCCACCACCAGCGGCGTCACGCCCTGGTCCTGCAGGGTGGGGCAGATTTCCAGGAAATCGTCCCAAGTGCCGGGCACCGCAACGCCCCATTCCTCCAGGTTGGCCGGGACATACCACATCACGTTGGAGCGGTGGATGTTGACGGGCACGGTCCAGATGCCCTCGTCGGTGCTGATCAGCTCGATGAGTTCCGGCGAGAGAACGTCGAACCAGCCCTCCTCCTCGTAGAGAAAGCTGAGGTCCTCCATCCGCCCCGCCGCCACCCAGGAGCCGATGAGCGATTGTCCGGCGTGGACCTGGAAGGAGTCGGGCGGCTCGCCGCCCAGCATGCGGGTGCGCAGGACGGCGCGGGCGTCCACCCCGGCCCCGCCGGTCACGGTGGCGTTGTCGACGGCGACGCCGGGGTTTCTCTCTTCGTAGAGGTCGATGAGCGCCTCGAGCGCGGGGCCCTCGTCACCCGCCCACCAGGAGAAGATCTCGAGCTCGCCCTGAGCCGAGCCGAAGCCGAGCGCGAGTGCCGCAAGTAGTCCGATAAGCCTGTTCATGAAACCGAGCCTCCCTTTGCTTTTCCTCGTTTGCACGCTTCACGACTGTCCGTCCGGTGCCCTGGTCCCTGCTGTGGTCCCTGCTGTGGCTCCCTGTTATCACCCTGTCGTCTCGCCGCTGGTCGGACGCGGGGTCCGGCGTTGCACTGCCAAAAACGTGTAGGACCAGCTTAGCCCTTTTGCTCCCGGCCGTAAAGGGTTTCGCACCTGCGGGCCCGTCTCCGGCGCCGGGCGGGGTAAAATGGACGGATGGCAAGCATCGACGACCTCCGCCAGCGGCTCAGGCGGCCTTTAGAGCGCGAGCGCTCGGACGGCTGCCGCGACGCGCTCGTCGTCGGCGGCCTCGAGAAGCTGGTGGACACCGTGGGCCGGCCCTTCGCCGACGTGCGCGAGGTGATGCGCGGCTACGGCGCGCTCGAGCCCTGGGCGCGCGAGGAGCGCCTCGAGCAGGCCCTGACGCTGCTCGAGCAGCCGCGTCTGGGCGAGGGCTTTGCGCCCGGCGCGCCCAGCGACGAGAGGCGTGCGCCGGAGGCCGAGCGGCCGGGCGGCCTGAGCTTGGACGAGTTGGAGCGTGAGATCACTGCAAAGGCCGTCGATCTGGGCGCGCAGGCGCCCAAGAAGCTCGCCCAGATCGGCCTGAGGAGCTACCGCGAGCTGCTCTACCACTTTCCCCGCCGCTACGAGGACCGCCGCGCCTTGCCCTACTTCTCCAACCTGACCGACGGCG
Proteins encoded in this region:
- a CDS encoding ABC transporter substrate-binding protein, whose product is MNRLIGLLAALALGFGSAQGELEIFSWWAGDEGPALEALIDLYEERNPGVAVDNATVTGGAGVDARAVLRTRMLGGEPPDSFQVHAGQSLIGSWVAAGRMEDLSFLYEEEGWFDVLSPELIELISTDEGIWTVPVNIHRSNVMWYVPANLEEWGVAVPGTWDDFLEICPTLQDQGVTPLVVAQAWTQQHLWESVALGVLGPDDYNALWSGELAFDDPRASEVWEVFGRVMACTNDDAAGLSWQQATDRLVEGEA